One part of the Eptesicus fuscus isolate TK198812 chromosome 20, DD_ASM_mEF_20220401, whole genome shotgun sequence genome encodes these proteins:
- the DUSP14 gene encoding dual specificity protein phosphatase 14 produces the protein MSSRGHSTLPRTLMAPRMIAEGDIGGIAQITSSLFLGRGSVASNRHLLQARGITCIVNATIEIPNFNWPQFEYVKVPLADMPHAPIGLYFDTVADKIHSVSRKHGATLVHCAAGVSRSATLCIAYLMKFHSVCLLEAYNWVKARRPVIRPNVGFWRQLIDYERQLFGKSTVKMVQTPYGIVPDVYEKESRHLMPYWGI, from the coding sequence ATGAGCTCCAGAGGTCACAGCACACTACCACGGACTCTCATGGCCCCTCGGATGATTGCTGAGGGAGACATAGGAGGCATCGCTCAAAtcacctcctctctcttcctgggCAGAGGCAGTGTGGCCTCCAACCGGCATCTCCTCCAGGCTCGTGGCATCACCTGCATTGTTAATGCTACTATTGAGATACCCAATTTCAACTGGCCCCAATTTGAATATGTTAAAGTGCCTCTGGCTGACATGCCTCATGCCCCCATTGGACTATACTTTGACACTGTGGCCGACAAGATCCATAGTGTGAGCAGGAAGCATGGGGCCACCTTGGTGCACTGTGCAGCAGGGGTGAGCCGCTCAGCCACTCTCTGCATTGCTTACCTGATGAAATTCCACAGTGTGTGCCTGCTGGAGGCATACAACTGGGTGAAAGCCCGGAGGCCTGTGATCAGGCCCAATGTAGGCTtctggaggcagctgatagacTACGAGCGCCAGCTTTTTGGGAAGTCGACAGTTAAAATGGTACAGACACCTTATGGCATAGTTCCAGATGTTTATGAGAAAGAGTCCCGACACCTGATGCCTTACTGGGGGATTTAA